One window from the genome of Nicotiana sylvestris chromosome 9, ASM39365v2, whole genome shotgun sequence encodes:
- the LOC104231546 gene encoding V-type proton ATPase subunit G-like — translation MDSMRGQGGIQMLLTAEQEAQQIVSAARNVKMTRLRQAKEEAEMEVANYRSHLEAEYKMTLSETSGSSDSTEKRLEIETEEKIQRLKKAASEVSPDVIAMLMKHITTIKT, via the exons ATGGATTCAATGAGAGGACAAGGAGGCATTCAAATGCTACTCACTGCTGAACAGGAAGCCCAACAAATAGTTTCTGCTGCTAGAAATG TTAAAATGACAAGGTTGCGCCAAGCAAAAGAAGAAGCTGAGATGGAAGTGGCGAATTATCGTTCGCATTTGGAAGCTGAGTACAAAATGACATTATCTGAG ACCAGTGGAAGCTCAGACTCGACCGAAAAGAGGCTTGAGATAGAAACTGAGGAAAAAATTCAACGTCTGAAGAAAGCAGCCTCTGAAGTATCTCCTGATGTTATTGCCATGCTCATGAAGCACATTACAACTATTAAAACTTGA